The following coding sequences lie in one Miscanthus floridulus cultivar M001 chromosome 9, ASM1932011v1, whole genome shotgun sequence genomic window:
- the LOC136480255 gene encoding obtusifoliol 14-alpha demethylase-like has protein sequence MHPTADNSQQRLIAGATLLVTTIAVIIKLLLLWSRSRVRSHSHRRLPPTIPAMPVIGGLVRFMRGPVSMIREEYMRLGSVFTLGILGHKITFLIGPEVSEHLFNGPESEMSQQEVYGFTAAALGRGVAFDVPYSVRQEQIRIFAEGLRRNKLRSYVGLMVCEAEEYFIKWGESGTVDLKHELEQVILLITSRCLLGSEVRENLLDDVATLFHDLCNGMQPVSVIFPYLPIPAHRRRDRARQRLREMFGTIIRARKASGRSEEDMLPCLIDYRYKKDGRPTTEDEIAGLLTTMLFGAQETSSITTTWTGAYLLQFRRYLAAAVEEQKEIMKRHGDGRIEHDVLAEMDVLYRCIKEALRLQPPTPIVFRWSHADLAVTTREGEELIVPKGQIVAASAAVANRLPHVYKDPDAYDPDRFAPGRSEDKAAGALSYISFGGGKHRCIGDAFAYLEIKTVWAHLLRNFELELVSPFPENEWNSMVVGVKGKLMVKYTRRKLVVDGN, from the exons ATGCATCCGACGGCGGACAACTCCCAGCAAAGGCTCATCGCTGGCGCCACGCTGCTGGTCACCACCATCGCCGTcatcatcaagctcctcctcctatgGTCCCGCTCCAGAGTCCGCAGCCACAGCCACAGGCGGCTGCCGCCAACGATCCCGGCCATGCCTGTTATCGGTGGGCTGGTGCGGTTCATGCGTGGCCCCGTCTCAATGATCCGGGAGGAGTACATGCGCCTCGGCAGCGTATTCACCCTCGGCATCCTCGGCCACAAGATCACCTTCCTGATCGGCCCCGAGGTGTCGGAGCACCTGTTCAATGGCCCAGAGTCTGAGATGAGCCAGCAGGAGGTGTACGGGTTCACCGCCGCGGCGTTGGGCCGAGGGGTTGCGTTTGATGTGCCCTACTCCGTGAGGCAGGAGCAGATCCGGATCTTTGCCGAGGGGCTCCGTCGTAACAAGCTCCGCAGCTACGTAGGCCTTATGGTTTGCGAGGCCGAG GAGTACTTCATAAAGTGGGGAGAGAGCGGTACGGTTGATTTGAAGCATGAGCTGGAGCAGGTCATCCTACTGATCACTAGCCGATGCTTGTTGGGGAGTGAGGTACGTGAGAATCTCTTGGACGACGTTGCCACCCTCTTCCATGACCTGTGCAACGGGATGCAGCCGGTGAGCGTCATCTTCCCCTACCTCCCGATCCCCGCGCACCGGCGCCGCGACCGGGCGCGCCAACGGTTGAGGGAGATGTTCGGCACCATCATCAGGGCCAGGAAGGCCTCTGGACGGTCCGAGGAAGACATGCTGCCGTGCTTGATCGACTACAGGTACAAGAAGGACGGGCGCCCCACCACGGAGGACGAGATCGCCGGGCTGCTCACGACGATGCTCTTCGGCGCGCAGGAGACCAGCTCCATCACGACCACCTGGACCGGGGCCTACCTGCTCCAGTTCCGGCGCTACCTGGCGGCCGCCGTGGAGGAGCAGAAGGAGATCATGAAGCGTCACGGAGACGGTAGGATCGAACATGACGTCTTGGCGGAGATGGACGTCCTGTACCGGTGCATCAAGGAGGCTCTCCGGCTGCAGCCGCCGACACCCATCGTGTTCCGCTGGTCGCACGCCGACCTCGCGGTGACGACGAGGGAAGGCGAGGAGCTTATCGTCCCCAAGGGCCAGATAGTGGCGGCGTCCGCGGCCGTCGCGAACAGGCTTCCCCACGTCTACAAGGACCCGGACGCGTACGACCCGGACCGGTTCGCGCCTGGAAGGAGCGAGGACAAGGCGGCCGGTGCCCTGTCGTACATCTCCTTCGGTGGCGGCAAGCACCGGTGCATCGGCGATGCCTTCGCCTACCTGGAGATCAAGACGGTGTGGGCGCACCTGCTCAGGAACTTCGAGCTGGAGCTGGTGTCCCCGTTCCCGGAGAACGAGTGGAACTCCATGGTCGTCGGCGTCAAGGGCAAGCTCATGGTGAAGTACACCAGGCGCAAGCTCGTCGTCGATGGCAACTAA